In Kitasatospora sp. NA04385, a single genomic region encodes these proteins:
- a CDS encoding MFS transporter, whose protein sequence is MAATPTASPSPAPVPVGTPSVLGRVGVGRSVGVLLAAAAVFYVVTPVLQGAALPAVRDRFGLDPQQVVAMKAGGGALMVLSLFTAGRAGDAWGRRRVLAWSLGVLAAGLLVETVAFSDWSYLLGRTVVIAGVSASFAGCLASVAALNPPGRMPQVLGGWLAVMSAAFFVAANLIPRAPSMPGLRVSAGLGALVAVGLLVLALRRLPEAGGPPVPLDRLFLGSLAVALAAAVTALQVGPVWGWTDPRTLALLALLPVAAAVAGRRWRPHWSTVPPRITSMALATGVAVGFTQLALLLALPVLTAASGIGVTMTALMVSAYGAGGVVGCLLVRGRRISPVTGCSLGLPLAVTGLALCHVLPTGAATGVPLGLLAALLTGVGVMMAQVPQMAWFLSALPRGRLGTAAAFHPVSVLLGTAAAQALPYTSAVSTGATERQAENLLWVAAVVVAAGALVAGLPVVVLGVVGAAAGEWLLMRALAGPELAQRPLAQASALAVGVVTGLAVWGRRQRSERLAASRASASALQEAVLHPIPERLGGLRLASRYQPARAGTGVGGDFLEAVRTPHGTRVLIGDVRGKGLQAVQTVTDLLGCFRSQAHETEDLGELAARLDRHTARSAAARGDQELFATALLLQHRAPDGHVEVVNCGHLAPLALGPAGVREVSAPALLPLGFGALGGDAPEPGRVPLPAGEVLLLYTDGLTEARNASREFYPASERLSAAFGAGGAGSPGGVGGPGSPGGAGGASGAAGTGGLAGPAEVLAFLERDVRDWSHHLTDDIALIALTPE, encoded by the coding sequence ATGGCCGCGACCCCCACGGCCTCCCCCTCCCCCGCGCCGGTGCCCGTGGGCACCCCGTCCGTGCTGGGGCGGGTGGGGGTCGGGCGGTCGGTGGGGGTGCTGCTGGCGGCGGCCGCGGTGTTCTACGTGGTGACGCCGGTGCTGCAGGGCGCGGCGCTGCCGGCGGTCCGGGACCGCTTCGGGCTGGACCCGCAGCAGGTGGTGGCGATGAAGGCGGGCGGCGGCGCGCTGATGGTGCTGTCGCTGTTCACGGCGGGCCGGGCGGGGGACGCTTGGGGGCGGCGCCGGGTGCTGGCGTGGTCGCTGGGCGTGCTGGCGGCGGGGCTGCTGGTGGAGACGGTGGCGTTCTCGGACTGGTCGTACCTGCTGGGGCGGACGGTGGTGATCGCCGGGGTGTCGGCGTCCTTCGCGGGGTGCCTGGCCTCGGTGGCGGCGCTGAACCCGCCGGGCCGGATGCCGCAGGTGCTGGGCGGCTGGCTGGCGGTGATGTCGGCGGCGTTCTTCGTCGCGGCGAACCTGATCCCGCGCGCCCCGTCGATGCCGGGCCTGCGGGTGAGCGCGGGCCTGGGGGCGCTGGTGGCGGTGGGCCTGCTGGTGCTGGCGCTGCGGCGGCTGCCGGAGGCGGGCGGTCCGCCGGTGCCGCTGGACCGGCTGTTCCTGGGCTCGCTGGCGGTGGCGCTGGCCGCGGCGGTGACGGCGCTCCAGGTCGGCCCGGTGTGGGGCTGGACGGACCCGCGGACGCTGGCACTGCTGGCACTGCTGCCGGTCGCGGCGGCGGTGGCGGGTCGGCGCTGGCGGCCGCACTGGTCCACGGTGCCGCCGCGGATCACCTCGATGGCGCTGGCGACGGGCGTGGCGGTGGGGTTCACCCAGCTCGCGCTGCTGCTGGCGCTGCCGGTGCTGACGGCGGCCTCCGGCATCGGGGTGACGATGACGGCGCTGATGGTCTCGGCGTACGGGGCGGGCGGAGTGGTGGGCTGCCTGCTGGTGCGCGGTCGGCGGATCTCGCCGGTGACGGGCTGCTCGCTGGGCCTGCCGCTGGCGGTGACCGGGCTGGCGCTGTGCCACGTGCTGCCGACCGGCGCGGCGACGGGCGTGCCGCTGGGACTGCTGGCGGCACTGCTGACGGGGGTGGGAGTGATGATGGCGCAGGTCCCGCAGATGGCGTGGTTCCTGTCGGCGCTGCCGCGCGGGCGGCTGGGGACGGCGGCGGCGTTCCACCCGGTGTCGGTGCTGCTGGGGACGGCGGCCGCGCAGGCGCTGCCGTACACCTCGGCGGTGAGCACGGGGGCGACGGAACGGCAGGCGGAGAACCTGCTGTGGGTGGCGGCGGTGGTGGTGGCGGCGGGAGCGCTGGTCGCGGGGCTGCCGGTGGTGGTGCTGGGGGTGGTGGGGGCGGCGGCCGGTGAGTGGCTGCTGATGCGGGCGCTGGCGGGTCCGGAGCTGGCGCAGCGTCCGCTGGCGCAGGCGTCGGCGCTGGCGGTGGGGGTGGTGACGGGGCTGGCGGTGTGGGGGCGGCGGCAGCGGAGCGAGCGGCTGGCGGCGAGCCGGGCCAGCGCGTCGGCGCTGCAGGAGGCGGTGCTGCATCCGATCCCGGAACGCCTGGGCGGTCTGCGGTTGGCGTCCCGGTACCAGCCGGCCCGGGCGGGGACGGGGGTCGGCGGGGACTTCCTGGAGGCGGTGCGGACGCCGCACGGGACGCGGGTGCTGATCGGGGACGTCCGGGGCAAGGGCCTGCAGGCGGTGCAGACGGTGACGGATCTGCTGGGGTGCTTCCGCTCGCAGGCGCACGAGACGGAGGACCTGGGCGAGCTGGCGGCCCGGCTGGACCGGCACACGGCGCGCAGCGCGGCGGCCCGCGGCGACCAGGAGCTGTTCGCGACGGCGCTGCTGCTACAGCACCGGGCGCCGGACGGGCACGTGGAGGTGGTGAACTGCGGACACCTGGCGCCGCTGGCACTGGGCCCGGCGGGGGTGCGGGAGGTGTCGGCGCCGGCGCTGCTGCCGCTGGGTTTCGGCGCGCTGGGCGGGGACGCGCCGGAGCCCGGACGGGTGCCGCTGCCCGCCGGGGAGGTGCTGCTGCTGTACACGGACGGGCTGACGGAGGCGCGCAACGCCTCCCGGGAGTTCTACCCGGCGTCCGAGCGGCTGTCCGCGGCGTTCGGCGCGGGCGGTGCGGGTAGCCCGGGCGGCGTGGGCGGACCGGGTAGCCCGGGCGGTGCAGGTGGTGCGAGCGGTGCGGCTGGTACAGGCGGTCTCGCCGGACCGGCGGAGGTGCTGGCCTTCCTGGAGCGGGACGTACGGGACTGGAGCCACCACCTGACCGACGACATCGCGCTGATCGCGCTGACCCCGGAGTGA
- a CDS encoding SRPBCC domain-containing protein, translating to MPHPFELEFELTLPADPEQVWEAIATGPGIDSWFMGRNEVDPRVGGTASMELGGRPETSTVTAYEPGKRFATRTEPGGDGRFMAFEYLVEGRDGGSTVLRVVHSGVLGDDWADEYDALRRGWPFHLHTLREYLTHFAGRTGAPVFAVQPTGGRPAAEVRATLTAALALPADPPTGTRVRADLAGLPPLEGELTWSDGERFEVRTADGLYSFLHPAGVLLLFHHLFAAPAPSAAEAETAWQHWLSALLAP from the coding sequence ATGCCGCACCCCTTCGAGCTGGAATTCGAGCTGACGCTGCCGGCCGATCCCGAGCAGGTCTGGGAGGCCATCGCCACCGGCCCGGGCATCGACTCCTGGTTCATGGGCCGCAACGAGGTCGATCCGCGGGTCGGCGGCACGGCCTCGATGGAGCTCGGCGGCCGCCCGGAGACCTCGACGGTCACCGCCTACGAGCCGGGCAAGCGCTTCGCCACCCGCACCGAGCCGGGCGGGGACGGCCGGTTCATGGCCTTCGAGTACCTGGTGGAGGGCCGCGACGGCGGCAGCACCGTGCTGCGGGTGGTGCACAGCGGCGTGCTCGGCGACGACTGGGCGGACGAGTACGACGCGCTGCGCCGCGGCTGGCCGTTCCACCTGCACACGCTGCGCGAGTACCTGACCCACTTCGCGGGCCGGACCGGCGCCCCGGTGTTCGCCGTGCAGCCGACCGGGGGCCGCCCCGCCGCCGAGGTCCGGGCCACGCTGACCGCCGCGCTCGCCCTCCCGGCCGACCCGCCGACCGGCACCCGGGTCCGTGCCGACCTGGCCGGACTGCCGCCGCTGGAGGGCGAGTTGACCTGGTCGGACGGCGAGCGCTTCGAGGTCCGCACCGCCGACGGGCTGTACTCCTTCCTGCACCCGGCGGGCGTGCTGCTGCTCTTCCACCACCTGTTCGCCGCACCGGCCCCGAGCGCCGCGGAGGCCGAAACCGCCTGGCAGCACTGGCTCTCCGCCCTGCTCGCCCCCTGA
- a CDS encoding helix-turn-helix domain-containing protein has protein sequence MLDVAVIEEPAAAEASLDPMRARLLAALVEPGSAAMLAARLGLPRQKVNYHLKELERHGLVELAEERRKGSVTERVYRATAASYVISPAALAAVSPDPSRSPDQLSARWLLALGSRLVQEVGSLLTGAARARQRVASFGIDARVRFASAADRAAFAEELSQAVAALVSRYHDESAPQGRDHRLVVGLHQIPATPPSPATPTTPATPPALAPSTTRPADSPAPQEN, from the coding sequence GTGCTGGACGTAGCCGTGATCGAAGAACCCGCCGCCGCCGAAGCCTCCCTGGACCCGATGCGGGCCCGCCTGCTGGCCGCCCTGGTCGAGCCCGGATCGGCCGCCATGCTGGCCGCCCGGCTGGGCCTGCCCCGGCAGAAGGTGAACTACCACCTGAAGGAGTTGGAGCGGCACGGCCTGGTGGAGCTGGCCGAGGAGCGCCGGAAGGGGAGCGTGACGGAGCGGGTGTACCGGGCGACGGCCGCCTCGTACGTGATCTCGCCGGCCGCCCTGGCGGCGGTCAGCCCGGATCCGTCCCGTTCGCCCGACCAGCTCTCGGCGCGCTGGCTGCTCGCCCTGGGCTCCCGGCTGGTGCAGGAGGTCGGCTCGCTGCTGACCGGCGCGGCCCGGGCCCGGCAGCGGGTGGCCTCGTTCGGGATCGACGCCCGGGTGCGGTTCGCCTCGGCGGCCGACCGGGCGGCGTTCGCCGAGGAGCTCTCGCAGGCGGTCGCCGCCCTGGTGAGCCGCTACCACGACGAGTCCGCCCCGCAGGGCCGTGACCATCGGCTGGTCGTCGGCCTGCACCAGATCCCGGCCACCCCGCCCTCACCGGCCACCCCAACGACCCCGGCCACCCCGCCCGCCCTGGCCCCGTCCACCACCCGGCCCGCCGACTCGCCCGCCCCGCAGGAGAACTGA
- a CDS encoding YoaK family protein — MSTPKAVGATTGDGDPLALALFGLTVVSGLIDAVSYLGLGHVFAANMTGNVVVIGFALAGAPGFSVLGSITSLAAFLLGANLAGRLTAGRLRPALAAETVLHLAAAAVVFAVGTGGTVQYPVIGLLALGMGLRNATVRSLGVPDLTTTVLTMTLTGLAAEPGSPRRRRRVLAALTMLAGVVPGSVLVLHGQAGWALVAAAALTAVTSVAYRG; from the coding sequence GTGAGCACACCGAAGGCCGTCGGGGCGACCACCGGGGACGGCGATCCGCTGGCGCTCGCGCTGTTCGGGCTGACCGTGGTCAGCGGGCTGATCGACGCCGTCAGCTACCTCGGGCTCGGGCACGTCTTCGCGGCCAACATGACGGGCAACGTCGTGGTGATCGGCTTCGCCCTGGCCGGCGCGCCCGGCTTCTCCGTCCTGGGGTCGATCACCTCGCTGGCGGCGTTCCTGCTCGGTGCGAACCTCGCCGGACGGCTGACCGCCGGCCGCCTGCGGCCAGCGCTGGCCGCCGAGACGGTGCTGCACCTCGCCGCGGCGGCCGTGGTGTTCGCGGTCGGCACCGGCGGGACCGTCCAGTACCCGGTGATCGGGCTGCTCGCCCTAGGCATGGGCCTGCGCAACGCGACGGTTCGCAGCCTGGGCGTGCCCGACCTGACCACCACCGTGCTGACCATGACCCTCACCGGCCTCGCCGCCGAACCCGGCTCCCCCCGCCGACGGCGCCGCGTCCTGGCGGCGCTCACCATGCTGGCGGGCGTCGTCCCGGGTTCCGTCCTGGTCCTGCACGGGCAGGCCGGCTGGGCGTTGGTCGCTGCGGCCGCGCTCACGGCCGTCACCTCGGTGGCCTACCGCGGGTGA
- a CDS encoding FAD-dependent monooxygenase, producing the protein MIDVLVVGGGPTGLMLACELRLHGVEVVVLERLTAPTGESRGQGLHARSVEVMDQRGLLERFRAVSEEFRVGGLFAGEARAWPEGMDTAHPYGLATPQPVTERLLWERAEELGAELRRGCEVVGLVQDGEEVEAELADGSRLRARWLVGCDGGRSTVRRLAGVAFPGEPATVQTLLGQMEAAEEPERIAEVVAEVRRTQLRFGLHHEGGGVYRVIVPAEGVSEDRAAPTLEEFRARLRAVAGTDFGVHSPRWLSRFGDATRQAERYRAGRVLLAGDAAHVHPPTGGQGLNLGVQDAFNLGWKLAAEVAGWAPPGLLDTYHTERHPVGAAVIAHTRAQMTLLGTAPGSVALRGVFARLMDFPDVNRYITGVISGVDIRYDFGPGPALLGRRLRSVRLVDGPAEGRLYGRMHAGRGLLLDRTGSLSAVGWEDRVDVLVDGCPELAAAAVLLRPDGHVAWVGEERGAAEGPGAGEGLREGLREALERWFGPAG; encoded by the coding sequence ATGATCGACGTGCTGGTGGTCGGCGGCGGGCCGACCGGGCTGATGCTGGCGTGCGAGCTGCGGCTGCACGGGGTGGAGGTGGTGGTCCTTGAGCGGCTGACGGCACCCACCGGGGAGTCCCGGGGGCAGGGCCTGCACGCGCGCAGCGTGGAGGTGATGGATCAGCGCGGGCTGCTGGAGCGGTTCCGGGCGGTGAGCGAGGAGTTCCGGGTCGGCGGGCTGTTCGCGGGCGAGGCGCGCGCGTGGCCGGAAGGGATGGACACGGCGCACCCGTATGGGCTGGCGACGCCGCAGCCGGTGACGGAGCGGCTGCTGTGGGAGCGGGCCGAGGAGCTGGGTGCGGAGCTTCGGCGCGGCTGCGAGGTGGTGGGTCTGGTCCAGGACGGAGAGGAGGTGGAGGCCGAGTTGGCGGACGGCTCGCGGCTGCGGGCGCGCTGGCTGGTGGGGTGCGACGGTGGGCGCAGCACGGTGCGCCGGTTGGCGGGCGTGGCGTTCCCGGGCGAGCCGGCGACGGTGCAGACGCTGCTGGGGCAGATGGAGGCGGCGGAGGAGCCGGAGCGGATCGCCGAGGTGGTGGCCGAGGTCCGGCGGACGCAGCTGCGCTTCGGGCTGCACCACGAGGGCGGCGGGGTGTACCGGGTGATCGTTCCGGCGGAGGGGGTCTCGGAGGACCGGGCGGCTCCGACGCTGGAGGAGTTCCGGGCCCGGCTGCGCGCGGTGGCGGGCACGGACTTCGGGGTGCACTCGCCGCGCTGGCTGTCCCGGTTCGGGGACGCGACGCGGCAGGCGGAGCGCTACCGGGCGGGCCGGGTCCTGCTGGCGGGGGACGCGGCGCACGTCCATCCGCCGACGGGCGGCCAGGGCCTGAACCTGGGCGTGCAGGACGCGTTCAACCTGGGCTGGAAGCTGGCCGCCGAGGTGGCGGGCTGGGCCCCGCCGGGCCTGCTGGACACGTACCACACGGAGCGCCACCCGGTGGGTGCGGCGGTGATCGCGCACACCCGGGCGCAGATGACGCTGCTGGGCACGGCGCCTGGCTCGGTGGCGCTGCGCGGGGTGTTCGCCCGGCTGATGGACTTCCCGGACGTCAACCGGTACATCACGGGCGTGATCTCGGGGGTGGACATCCGGTACGACTTCGGCCCGGGCCCGGCCCTGCTGGGCCGTCGCCTGCGGAGCGTCCGGCTGGTCGACGGCCCGGCGGAGGGGCGGTTGTACGGGCGGATGCACGCGGGGCGGGGTCTGCTGCTGGACCGGACGGGGTCGCTGTCCGCGGTCGGCTGGGAGGACCGGGTGGACGTGCTGGTGGACGGCTGCCCGGAGTTGGCGGCCGCGGCGGTGCTGCTGCGTCCGGACGGGCACGTGGCCTGGGTCGGCGAGGAGCGGGGGGCGGCCGAGGGGCCGGGGGCCGGGGAAGGACTGCGGGAGGGGCTGCGGGAGGCGTTGGAGCGCTGGTTCGGTCCGGCGGGGTAG
- a CDS encoding carbonic anhydrase: MTDAAHLTPQAAFEMLLAGNDRFVAGTPHHPNQDAARRAQTAPSQAPFAVLFGCSDSRLAAEIIFDQGLGDLFVVRTAGHVLGPEVLGSIEYGVSVLGTPLVIVLGHDSCGAVGATREAVAAGSSGEGFVRDVIERVTPSVLAANAAGYTDNSDFIDEHIRHTVALLLDRSHTLAAAVGAGTTAVVGLSYRLVDGTAHLVTTRGLDLPAAA; encoded by the coding sequence ATGACTGACGCCGCGCACCTCACCCCTCAGGCCGCCTTCGAGATGCTGTTGGCGGGCAACGACAGGTTCGTCGCCGGTACTCCGCACCACCCGAACCAGGACGCCGCCCGCCGCGCCCAGACCGCCCCCTCCCAGGCCCCGTTCGCCGTGCTGTTCGGCTGTTCCGACTCCCGACTCGCCGCCGAGATCATCTTCGACCAGGGCCTCGGTGACCTGTTCGTGGTCCGCACCGCCGGTCACGTGCTCGGCCCCGAGGTGCTCGGGAGCATCGAGTACGGCGTGAGCGTGCTCGGCACCCCGCTGGTCATCGTCCTCGGCCACGACTCCTGCGGCGCCGTCGGTGCCACCCGCGAGGCGGTCGCGGCCGGCTCCAGCGGCGAGGGCTTCGTCCGCGACGTCATCGAGCGGGTCACCCCCAGCGTGCTGGCCGCCAACGCGGCCGGGTACACCGACAACTCCGACTTCATCGACGAGCACATACGGCACACCGTCGCCCTGCTGCTCGACCGCTCGCACACCCTCGCCGCCGCGGTCGGCGCGGGCACCACCGCGGTCGTCGGCCTCTCCTACCGCCTCGTCGACGGCACCGCCCACCTGGTCACCACCCGCGGCCTCGACCTGCCCGCCGCCGCCTGA
- a CDS encoding radical SAM protein: protein MTTAAPPTGVFHRSRTLSVMLTFACTASCTSCSTLSHPGNRSRIPVEDALRAIEEAAELGFANVVFTGGEATLRWDDLLTCLRRTTELGLPTRLVTNAHWAVTEPEAARVLDALLDAGLHEINFSTGDEHARFVPLAQVALAAATAVRRGLTAHVMVELREGRAVTAERLMAEPAIAELPEDLRESVRPSESPWMPIRPLQVERYRDGVAATRRNLPDTVGCESVLQTYTVQADGRIGACCGLAMRLVPELNVGRLQAEATLRAAIDEAESDVLKVWLRTAGPERILAWAADRDPEIAWEGMYGHRCQACLRIYKDPRVGEAIAEGYRAEVPGIVQSAWMQERYLPQQLASLPLSS from the coding sequence GTGACGACGGCCGCGCCGCCGACCGGCGTCTTCCACCGCAGCCGGACGCTGTCGGTGATGCTCACCTTCGCCTGCACCGCCTCGTGCACCAGTTGCAGCACCCTGAGCCACCCGGGGAACCGGAGCCGGATCCCGGTCGAGGACGCGCTGCGCGCCATCGAGGAGGCGGCCGAACTCGGCTTCGCCAACGTCGTGTTCACCGGCGGCGAGGCGACGCTGCGCTGGGACGACCTGCTGACCTGCCTGCGGCGGACCACCGAACTCGGCCTGCCCACCCGGCTGGTGACCAACGCGCACTGGGCCGTCACCGAACCCGAGGCGGCCCGGGTGCTGGACGCGCTGCTGGACGCAGGCCTGCACGAGATCAACTTCAGCACCGGGGACGAGCACGCCCGCTTCGTCCCGCTCGCCCAGGTGGCGCTGGCCGCCGCGACGGCCGTCCGGCGCGGCCTGACCGCGCACGTCATGGTCGAGCTCAGGGAGGGCCGCGCGGTCACCGCCGAACGGCTGATGGCCGAACCCGCGATCGCCGAACTCCCGGAAGACCTGCGGGAGTCGGTGCGCCCGTCGGAGAGCCCGTGGATGCCGATCCGCCCGCTCCAGGTGGAGCGCTACCGGGACGGCGTCGCCGCGACCCGGCGCAACCTCCCGGACACGGTGGGCTGCGAGAGCGTCCTGCAGACCTACACCGTGCAGGCGGACGGGCGGATCGGCGCGTGCTGCGGCCTGGCCATGCGGCTGGTGCCCGAGCTGAACGTCGGGCGCCTGCAGGCGGAGGCGACCCTGCGCGCGGCGATCGACGAGGCCGAGTCGGACGTCCTCAAGGTGTGGCTGCGCACCGCCGGACCGGAGCGCATCCTCGCCTGGGCCGCGGACCGGGACCCGGAGATCGCCTGGGAGGGCATGTACGGGCACCGCTGCCAGGCCTGCCTGCGGATCTACAAGGACCCCCGGGTGGGCGAGGCGATCGCCGAGGGCTACCGCGCGGAGGTGCCCGGCATCGTGCAGTCCGCCTGGATGCAGGAGCGCTACCTGCCGCAGCAGTTGGCGTCCCTGCCGCTCTCGTCCTGA
- a CDS encoding dihydrofolate reductase family protein — translation MRTLISTAFVSLDGVMEAPGGEPGYRNSGWTFKDIDFVPEAFEIKGREQEEAGAMLLGRVSYQAFSPVWPGMAEFARYKELPKYVVSTTLGEDDLVSDWGPTALLRSVDEVAALKETEGGPILVHGSARLNHALSDAGLVDRYHLLVFPLLLGAGRRLFSDTDKDVQKLELVEFAAYSNGVQKNVFDVVR, via the coding sequence ATGCGCACCCTGATCAGCACCGCCTTCGTCTCCCTGGACGGCGTGATGGAGGCCCCCGGCGGCGAGCCGGGCTACCGCAACTCCGGCTGGACGTTCAAGGACATCGACTTCGTCCCGGAGGCGTTCGAGATCAAGGGCCGGGAGCAGGAGGAGGCCGGGGCGATGCTGCTGGGCCGGGTCAGCTACCAGGCGTTCAGCCCGGTGTGGCCGGGGATGGCGGAGTTCGCCCGCTACAAGGAGCTGCCGAAGTACGTGGTGTCGACCACGCTCGGCGAGGACGACCTAGTGTCCGACTGGGGCCCGACCGCGCTCCTGCGCTCGGTGGACGAGGTGGCCGCGCTGAAGGAGACCGAGGGCGGGCCGATCCTCGTACACGGCAGCGCCCGGCTGAACCACGCGCTGTCCGACGCGGGCCTGGTCGACCGTTACCACCTGCTGGTGTTCCCGCTGCTGCTGGGCGCGGGCCGGCGACTGTTCAGCGACACCGACAAGGACGTGCAGAAGCTGGAGCTGGTCGAGTTCGCGGCGTACTCCAACGGCGTGCAGAAGAACGTCTTCGACGTGGTCCGCTGA
- a CDS encoding class I SAM-dependent methyltransferase yields the protein MADGWEWDATLFAGAAPHYARGRLPYAPGLADELARALRLDGTGRLLDVGCGPGTLALELADRFAETVGLDADADMVAEAARTAERTGLAGRTRWVHARAEQLPLGLGLFDVAAFAQSFHWMERDQVAATVRDMLRPGGVLVHLSDWKAEPRSTDPLPHRPVPQPAIDALVRRHLGPVRRAGRGVLPHGTPGGESLVYARAGLIGPEQLIVPGGRPLERSADEVVAGVLSLSSSAPHLFGTGLPTFETELRALLRGASPSGRFSVRQPGSEAVLWRKPER from the coding sequence GTGGCCGACGGCTGGGAGTGGGACGCCACACTGTTCGCGGGGGCGGCCCCGCACTACGCCCGCGGCCGCCTCCCGTACGCGCCCGGGCTGGCCGACGAACTCGCGCGGGCCCTGCGGCTCGACGGCACCGGGCGCCTGCTGGACGTCGGCTGCGGGCCCGGCACCCTCGCCCTGGAGCTCGCCGACCGCTTCGCCGAGACGGTCGGCCTCGACGCGGACGCCGACATGGTCGCCGAGGCGGCCCGCACCGCCGAGCGGACCGGCCTCGCCGGACGGACGCGCTGGGTGCACGCCCGGGCCGAGCAACTCCCGCTCGGCCTCGGCCTGTTCGACGTCGCCGCGTTCGCCCAGTCCTTCCACTGGATGGAGCGCGACCAGGTCGCCGCAACGGTCCGCGACATGCTGCGCCCCGGCGGTGTCCTGGTGCACCTCTCCGACTGGAAGGCCGAACCCCGCAGCACCGACCCGCTGCCGCACCGGCCGGTACCGCAGCCCGCGATCGACGCCCTGGTCCGCCGCCATCTCGGCCCCGTCCGCCGCGCCGGCCGCGGCGTCCTGCCGCACGGCACCCCCGGCGGCGAGTCGCTGGTCTACGCCCGAGCCGGGCTGATCGGCCCCGAACAGCTGATCGTCCCCGGCGGCCGGCCCCTGGAACGGAGCGCGGACGAGGTGGTGGCCGGGGTGCTGTCGCTGTCCTCCTCCGCGCCGCACCTGTTCGGCACCGGGCTGCCCACCTTCGAGACCGAACTGCGCGCCCTGCTGCGCGGGGCCTCGCCGTCCGGGCGCTTCTCGGTGCGGCAGCCCGGTAGCGAGGCCGTCCTGTGGCGCAAGCCCGAGCGCTGA
- a CDS encoding sensor histidine kinase, producing MLRIVSWTIRGVAFALIGLDTFVRATGLPAAAGRTAIAAAYLLCGCCLAVWVFLDFRGPTGPFVHGRALPSLLGTVAATAGAACAQPGAGTMVGLTAIAVIAAGSDVPLPAGWTVFALGVLAVQVGALVSGAGRGVFLGYPLLLLVALLAGHNRRAHRIRAEQADLLLDRAEELRAEQRRTAVLDERTRIAREIHDVLAHSLGALGIQIQLARVLAAQESGGATDPRLAEALDRAQRMASDGLVETRRAVHALRGGDVLLPDGLAAAVAEHRSRHGAPARFEVRGPASPGLGPEQNLHLLRTAQEALVNAAKHAPGQPVAVTLDYREHHVLLTVSNPLRPPGSGPQDPGRAVATVATVATVDGGYGLTGIQERLALLGGSLRTDGSDGTWTLVADVPR from the coding sequence GTGCTCCGCATCGTTTCCTGGACGATCCGCGGCGTGGCCTTCGCGCTGATCGGCCTCGACACCTTCGTGCGCGCCACCGGCCTGCCGGCAGCCGCCGGCCGGACGGCGATCGCGGCCGCGTACCTCCTCTGCGGGTGCTGCCTGGCCGTCTGGGTGTTCCTCGACTTCCGCGGCCCGACGGGCCCGTTCGTTCACGGACGGGCCCTCCCGTCCCTGCTCGGTACGGTGGCAGCCACCGCCGGGGCGGCCTGCGCGCAGCCGGGCGCGGGCACCATGGTCGGTCTCACGGCCATTGCCGTGATCGCCGCGGGCAGCGACGTCCCGCTGCCCGCGGGCTGGACCGTGTTCGCGCTCGGGGTGCTGGCCGTGCAGGTGGGGGCGCTGGTCTCGGGCGCCGGACGCGGGGTGTTCCTGGGCTACCCGCTCCTGCTCCTGGTCGCCCTGCTCGCCGGGCACAACCGGCGGGCCCACCGCATCCGCGCCGAGCAGGCGGACCTGCTGCTCGACCGGGCCGAGGAACTGCGGGCGGAGCAGCGCCGCACCGCAGTCCTGGACGAGCGCACCCGCATCGCCCGGGAGATCCACGACGTGCTCGCGCACTCGCTCGGGGCGCTCGGCATCCAGATCCAGCTGGCCCGAGTGCTCGCCGCCCAGGAATCCGGCGGAGCCACCGACCCCCGCCTGGCGGAGGCCCTCGACCGGGCCCAGCGGATGGCCTCCGACGGCCTGGTCGAGACCCGCCGCGCCGTCCACGCGCTGCGCGGCGGCGACGTTCTGCTGCCCGATGGCCTGGCGGCGGCCGTGGCGGAGCACCGGTCCCGACACGGCGCTCCCGCACGGTTCGAGGTGCGCGGCCCGGCGAGCCCCGGGCTCGGCCCCGAGCAGAACCTCCACCTCCTGCGGACGGCGCAGGAGGCCCTGGTCAACGCCGCCAAGCACGCGCCCGGCCAGCCGGTCGCCGTCACCCTCGACTACCGGGAGCACCACGTGTTGCTGACCGTCTCCAACCCACTGCGCCCGCCGGGCAGCGGCCCCCAGGACCCCGGGCGGGCGGTCGCGACGGTCGCGACGGTCGCGACGGTCGACGGGGGCTACGGGCTCACCGGCATCCAGGAGCGACTGGCCCTGCTCGGGGGCAGCCTCCGCACCGACGGCTCGGACGGCACCTGGACCCTCGTCGCGGATGTGCCCCGGTGA